A window from Festucalex cinctus isolate MCC-2025b chromosome 12, RoL_Fcin_1.0, whole genome shotgun sequence encodes these proteins:
- the LOC144031095 gene encoding uncharacterized protein LOC144031095 isoform X3 has product MRNGGRSQSAQSLSHRNSRESCYSAQSRRSVQSECRPYLCSRNSMHSSPGFSSSFHAKEVPSPSPKATIKKHHHHHHHRPHSSAELKFRSQEPSSSYLRAPGESSFLKAFRDPVKKTYSGDLMEKHSQLFTQDKPFTPKTLKSEKSSYLSSYRYYRAPQRAHPPPGCDDNLSAEKRFMLFYLLSCRGKPAQHTQELDEPPRELNKKSRQLAEDEHTSTHLITPKQQPNKSRDNDPFDYSTRFFLEGGNMSSSAEDDELMYLEFINDVTEDILSKGSVSDRVLNRVIQRHIDMNLHRLDEAKMRHLLDILRNNLDEPSTPSNMEGPRKKDLLDSLLVMPESAPEQVQAEEDNNLFCLMSERNDSHEACLEPELSPTPVWSSERSSQLTATEKTEEEEEEEVEEDYSWEEDTSKHVSNNEDNSEEDYQLLMMEEEEAGGDARHEELPQDRAEADADPEEKSKELEDLERRFSESLHVSKDAKCDTLDSSSELQTNTLASLSDDDDF; this is encoded by the exons ATGAGGAATGGAGGTCGTTCCCAGTCAGCACAGTCGCTGTCGCACAGGAACAGCAGAGAATCATGTTACTCTGCGCAA agtcGCCGTTCCGTGCAGTCAGAATGCAGGCCCTACCTCTGCTCAAGAAACTCCATGCACTCCAGCCCCGGATTTAGCAGCTCATTTCACGCAAAGGAGGTCCCCTCTCCATCACCTAAAGCTACCATTAaaaagcatcatcatcatcatcaccatcgacCTCATTCATCCGCGGAACTCAAGTTCCGAAGCCAGGAGCCATCGTCGAGTTACCTGCGCGCCCCGGGCGAATCCAGCTTCCTCAAGGCGTTCCGGGATCCCGTGAAAAAGACGTACAGCGGCGACTTGATGGAGAAACATTCGCAGCTTTTCACCCAAGACAAGCCTTTCACGCCTAAGACGCTGAAGTCGGAAAAGAGCTCGTACCTGTCGAGTTATCGTTACTATCGAGCGCCGCAGAGGGCCCATCCGCCTCCGGGGTGCGACGACAACTTGAGTGCGGAGAAAAG ATTTATGTTGTTTTATCTCCTTTCATGTAGAGGAAAACCTGCGCAGCACACACAGGAGTTGGATGAGCCGCCACGG GAACTCAATAAAAAGTCGAGGCAGTTGGCAGAGGACGAGCACACCAGCACACATTTAATAAcaccaaaacaacaaccaaacaaaagcCGAGACAATGATCCCTTCGACTACTCAACCAG GTTCTTCCTGGAGGGCGGGAACATGTCTTCAAGTGCAGA GGATGATGAATTAATGTACCTTGAATTTATTAACGATGTAACAGAAGACATCTTGTCCAAAGGATCAGTCTCTGACAG GGTCCTCAACCGGGTGATACAGCGACATATTGATATGAATCTGCATCGTCTGGATGAA GCTAAAATGCGCCACCTTCTGGACATCCTGCGAAACAACCTGGACGAGCCTTCCACTCCTTCCAACATGGAGGGGCCTAGGAAAAAAGACCTGCTCGATTCCCTGCTGGTGATGCCCGAATCAGCGCCAGAGCAGGTGCAAGCCGAAGAGGACAACAACCTCTTTTGCCTCATGAGCGAACGCAACGATTCTCACGAGGCCTGTCTGGAGCCCGAGTTGAGCCCCACGCCTGTGTGGTCTTCTGAAAGAAGTTCTCAGCTGACAGCGACTGAAAAgacagaagaggaggaggaggaggaggtggaggaggactACAGCTGGGAAGAGGACACGAGCAAGCATGTTAGCAATAATGAAGACAACTCTGAAGAGGACTACCAACTGCTCAtgatggaggaggaagaggcagGCGGGGATGCCAGACACGAGGAGCTGCCTCAGGACCGAGCTGAGGCAGACGCGGACCCTGAAGAAAAATCCAAAGAGCTTGAAGACCTGGAAAGAAGGTTTTCAGAGTCTCTGCATGTCAGTAAAGATGCTAAATGTGACACCTTGGACTCTTCCAGTGAGCTCCAAACAAATACATTGGCCTCTCTCAGTGATGATGACGACTTTTAA
- the LOC144031095 gene encoding spermatogenesis-associated protein 7 homolog isoform X2, which translates to MGYVEKSVDMESRRSVFSGSGSSLNIRGHALKSSPFYPHSSSRVAQAMIKDHMMSHYRRIYSAKAVIDNSVPKSLTHSVKYSDRLRQERMRNGGRSQSAQSLSHRNSRESCYSAQSRRSVQSECRPYLCSRNSMHSSPGFSSSFHAKEVPSPSPKATIKKHHHHHHHRPHSSAELKFRSQEPSSSYLRAPGESSFLKAFRDPVKKTYSGDLMEKHSQLFTQDKPFTPKTLKSEKSSYLSSYRYYRAPQRAHPPPGCDDNLSAEKRGKPAQHTQELDEPPRELNKKSRQLAEDEHTSTHLITPKQQPNKSRDNDPFDYSTRFFLEGGNMSSSAEDDELMYLEFINDVTEDILSKGSVSDRVLNRVIQRHIDMNLHRLDEAKMRHLLDILRNNLDEPSTPSNMEGPRKKDLLDSLLVMPESAPEQVQAEEDNNLFCLMSERNDSHEACLEPELSPTPVWSSERSSQLTATEKTEEEEEEEVEEDYSWEEDTSKHVSNNEDNSEEDYQLLMMEEEEAGGDARHEELPQDRAEADADPEEKSKELEDLERRFSESLHVSKDAKCDTLDSSSELQTNTLASLSDDDDF; encoded by the exons ATGGGATACGTTGAGAAAAGCGTTGACATGGAGTCGAGAA GGAGCGTATTTTCTGGTTCTGGGTCCAGCTTGAACATCAGAGGGCACGCATTGAAAAGTAGCC catTCTATCCCCACTCCTCAAGCAGGGTGGCCCAGGCTATGATTAAAGATCACATGATGTCTCACTACAGACGGATTTATTCAGCTAAAG CTGTTATCGACAACTCAGTACCCAAAAGCCTTACACACAGTGTTAAAT ACAGCGACCGGCTGAGACAGGAACGTATGAGGAATGGAGGTCGTTCCCAGTCAGCACAGTCGCTGTCGCACAGGAACAGCAGAGAATCATGTTACTCTGCGCAA agtcGCCGTTCCGTGCAGTCAGAATGCAGGCCCTACCTCTGCTCAAGAAACTCCATGCACTCCAGCCCCGGATTTAGCAGCTCATTTCACGCAAAGGAGGTCCCCTCTCCATCACCTAAAGCTACCATTAaaaagcatcatcatcatcatcaccatcgacCTCATTCATCCGCGGAACTCAAGTTCCGAAGCCAGGAGCCATCGTCGAGTTACCTGCGCGCCCCGGGCGAATCCAGCTTCCTCAAGGCGTTCCGGGATCCCGTGAAAAAGACGTACAGCGGCGACTTGATGGAGAAACATTCGCAGCTTTTCACCCAAGACAAGCCTTTCACGCCTAAGACGCTGAAGTCGGAAAAGAGCTCGTACCTGTCGAGTTATCGTTACTATCGAGCGCCGCAGAGGGCCCATCCGCCTCCGGGGTGCGACGACAACTTGAGTGCGGAGAAAAG AGGAAAACCTGCGCAGCACACACAGGAGTTGGATGAGCCGCCACGG GAACTCAATAAAAAGTCGAGGCAGTTGGCAGAGGACGAGCACACCAGCACACATTTAATAAcaccaaaacaacaaccaaacaaaagcCGAGACAATGATCCCTTCGACTACTCAACCAG GTTCTTCCTGGAGGGCGGGAACATGTCTTCAAGTGCAGA GGATGATGAATTAATGTACCTTGAATTTATTAACGATGTAACAGAAGACATCTTGTCCAAAGGATCAGTCTCTGACAG GGTCCTCAACCGGGTGATACAGCGACATATTGATATGAATCTGCATCGTCTGGATGAA GCTAAAATGCGCCACCTTCTGGACATCCTGCGAAACAACCTGGACGAGCCTTCCACTCCTTCCAACATGGAGGGGCCTAGGAAAAAAGACCTGCTCGATTCCCTGCTGGTGATGCCCGAATCAGCGCCAGAGCAGGTGCAAGCCGAAGAGGACAACAACCTCTTTTGCCTCATGAGCGAACGCAACGATTCTCACGAGGCCTGTCTGGAGCCCGAGTTGAGCCCCACGCCTGTGTGGTCTTCTGAAAGAAGTTCTCAGCTGACAGCGACTGAAAAgacagaagaggaggaggaggaggaggtggaggaggactACAGCTGGGAAGAGGACACGAGCAAGCATGTTAGCAATAATGAAGACAACTCTGAAGAGGACTACCAACTGCTCAtgatggaggaggaagaggcagGCGGGGATGCCAGACACGAGGAGCTGCCTCAGGACCGAGCTGAGGCAGACGCGGACCCTGAAGAAAAATCCAAAGAGCTTGAAGACCTGGAAAGAAGGTTTTCAGAGTCTCTGCATGTCAGTAAAGATGCTAAATGTGACACCTTGGACTCTTCCAGTGAGCTCCAAACAAATACATTGGCCTCTCTCAGTGATGATGACGACTTTTAA
- the LOC144031095 gene encoding spermatogenesis-associated protein 7 homolog isoform X1: MGYVEKSVDMESRRSVFSGSGSSLNIRGHALKSSPFYPHSSSRVAQAMIKDHMMSHYRRIYSAKAVIDNSVPKSLTHSVKYSDRLRQERMRNGGRSQSAQSLSHRNSRESCYSAQSRRSVQSECRPYLCSRNSMHSSPGFSSSFHAKEVPSPSPKATIKKHHHHHHHRPHSSAELKFRSQEPSSSYLRAPGESSFLKAFRDPVKKTYSGDLMEKHSQLFTQDKPFTPKTLKSEKSSYLSSYRYYRAPQRAHPPPGCDDNLSAEKRFMLFYLLSCRGKPAQHTQELDEPPRELNKKSRQLAEDEHTSTHLITPKQQPNKSRDNDPFDYSTRFFLEGGNMSSSAEDDELMYLEFINDVTEDILSKGSVSDRVLNRVIQRHIDMNLHRLDEAKMRHLLDILRNNLDEPSTPSNMEGPRKKDLLDSLLVMPESAPEQVQAEEDNNLFCLMSERNDSHEACLEPELSPTPVWSSERSSQLTATEKTEEEEEEEVEEDYSWEEDTSKHVSNNEDNSEEDYQLLMMEEEEAGGDARHEELPQDRAEADADPEEKSKELEDLERRFSESLHVSKDAKCDTLDSSSELQTNTLASLSDDDDF, encoded by the exons ATGGGATACGTTGAGAAAAGCGTTGACATGGAGTCGAGAA GGAGCGTATTTTCTGGTTCTGGGTCCAGCTTGAACATCAGAGGGCACGCATTGAAAAGTAGCC catTCTATCCCCACTCCTCAAGCAGGGTGGCCCAGGCTATGATTAAAGATCACATGATGTCTCACTACAGACGGATTTATTCAGCTAAAG CTGTTATCGACAACTCAGTACCCAAAAGCCTTACACACAGTGTTAAAT ACAGCGACCGGCTGAGACAGGAACGTATGAGGAATGGAGGTCGTTCCCAGTCAGCACAGTCGCTGTCGCACAGGAACAGCAGAGAATCATGTTACTCTGCGCAA agtcGCCGTTCCGTGCAGTCAGAATGCAGGCCCTACCTCTGCTCAAGAAACTCCATGCACTCCAGCCCCGGATTTAGCAGCTCATTTCACGCAAAGGAGGTCCCCTCTCCATCACCTAAAGCTACCATTAaaaagcatcatcatcatcatcaccatcgacCTCATTCATCCGCGGAACTCAAGTTCCGAAGCCAGGAGCCATCGTCGAGTTACCTGCGCGCCCCGGGCGAATCCAGCTTCCTCAAGGCGTTCCGGGATCCCGTGAAAAAGACGTACAGCGGCGACTTGATGGAGAAACATTCGCAGCTTTTCACCCAAGACAAGCCTTTCACGCCTAAGACGCTGAAGTCGGAAAAGAGCTCGTACCTGTCGAGTTATCGTTACTATCGAGCGCCGCAGAGGGCCCATCCGCCTCCGGGGTGCGACGACAACTTGAGTGCGGAGAAAAG ATTTATGTTGTTTTATCTCCTTTCATGTAGAGGAAAACCTGCGCAGCACACACAGGAGTTGGATGAGCCGCCACGG GAACTCAATAAAAAGTCGAGGCAGTTGGCAGAGGACGAGCACACCAGCACACATTTAATAAcaccaaaacaacaaccaaacaaaagcCGAGACAATGATCCCTTCGACTACTCAACCAG GTTCTTCCTGGAGGGCGGGAACATGTCTTCAAGTGCAGA GGATGATGAATTAATGTACCTTGAATTTATTAACGATGTAACAGAAGACATCTTGTCCAAAGGATCAGTCTCTGACAG GGTCCTCAACCGGGTGATACAGCGACATATTGATATGAATCTGCATCGTCTGGATGAA GCTAAAATGCGCCACCTTCTGGACATCCTGCGAAACAACCTGGACGAGCCTTCCACTCCTTCCAACATGGAGGGGCCTAGGAAAAAAGACCTGCTCGATTCCCTGCTGGTGATGCCCGAATCAGCGCCAGAGCAGGTGCAAGCCGAAGAGGACAACAACCTCTTTTGCCTCATGAGCGAACGCAACGATTCTCACGAGGCCTGTCTGGAGCCCGAGTTGAGCCCCACGCCTGTGTGGTCTTCTGAAAGAAGTTCTCAGCTGACAGCGACTGAAAAgacagaagaggaggaggaggaggaggtggaggaggactACAGCTGGGAAGAGGACACGAGCAAGCATGTTAGCAATAATGAAGACAACTCTGAAGAGGACTACCAACTGCTCAtgatggaggaggaagaggcagGCGGGGATGCCAGACACGAGGAGCTGCCTCAGGACCGAGCTGAGGCAGACGCGGACCCTGAAGAAAAATCCAAAGAGCTTGAAGACCTGGAAAGAAGGTTTTCAGAGTCTCTGCATGTCAGTAAAGATGCTAAATGTGACACCTTGGACTCTTCCAGTGAGCTCCAAACAAATACATTGGCCTCTCTCAGTGATGATGACGACTTTTAA